In Juglans regia cultivar Chandler chromosome 13, Walnut 2.0, whole genome shotgun sequence, the DNA window GTGACTTGGCTGTTGATGAGTCTCcaaagttctttttctttttaaaaaaaaagtccttCCCATCTGGTTGGTTGAGTTAAATAACCTAGTTAATGGCCACCTGCCCAACACTCCCTCCCATTTTCAACAAAGACTGAACTGAGTGCCATGTTAGGGAACATTTCTAATTTCACTCGTGCTGCAATCTTAGGGGAGGGTTCTAATCAGACTACAGGGGACTGTCAGTTGGAAAATGTCCCAAGTTGTTCTTCAGACTTGTAAGTTGGGAAATGCATTTTTCAAGGCATTTATTATATGGTATTTTGGCTAAAGAACATTCCATTGATTCGGAGGTATTGTCATGACAACGAAAACAAAAATGGAAGGAGGGTGAAGCAAACAAGAATCCTTAGCCACCATTGCCATCATAGGGTACCTATAGCGAAGCTTCAAGGTGTTAGTAGAGGAGCACTATGGATTTCGTCAATCTGTTGTGAATTATCTTATTGCTGAATAAGGTAAATTCGTACAAAATAGATACCATCGTGTAGCATCATGGCACCAGAgccaaaaatttctttttttattttattttaaatagacaagtttcatataagtcttttgttctactaataaagaatatttttttatacttttttaaagtggtctatttttttacaagcattcgtacaaatcatttctctttttatccTCACTGTTAAGCCTAACATTCTTGTGCATTTCCGGAATTCGATATTTTCTGTGTCGGTGTCCAAGAAATTTCATTGGTTTGGTGAAAGCACGGCGAAACCGTTTCCTGCTCGAGTATTGAAAAGGTAGCGTGGTTTTAGCTCGTTCAAATGGGTCGAAAGAAGATCAAAGATAGCATAATTTATGATCTGTCCCATCAAAAGTAGAAAGTTATTACTGTAAAAATTGATAGTTTAGTCGAATATCATTACGCCCCAACGACGATCTGCAAAGAAATAACGTTACAACTGCATTCAGCCCAAACCACTTCGCTTTATCTAGTTGTGCATGGATGCATGCAACGAGAAGAAAATAGAACATTTTCATCGCCAAAACAAAGGCTCCGTAGCCTCTGTGGCGCCTCGAGGATACTCTTTCTAGTTTCTGCTGCCATAAGCACGAAACCTTATGAATTCACTTTTCAACTAGTTGCTGAGGGCCATTCCCATTTTGGAAACCAGATGAACGATTGGACAATTTCTTTCTATAACCCCATCCATTCATGTACTTCTTAAAGGTGGGCTTAGCACTTAGCAGCCCCCGAGTATTCATTCTACCTTTGCTGTCTGGCTTGCTTAAGAAACTGGAATCGAATCCTGCTTGCAACAAGGGTATAGAAATTACCGTTGTCATCATGATAATCTTTAGAATTGGAGAATGCGGTGAGAAGTCAATGTTCTAGCGGTATCCTCTGAACTAACGATTGCGACTTTCAAGACCTGGTGGCCATTAGGCGCTGAGTCATTCAtctatattaaattttgaattttaaaagctTTGGCTATTGTAAATTGTGGAGAGAATTGTTACAACTCCCTCAGCTTATTTCTAGCTTTCACTTTTCCATTTTGAAATGCTTTTAATCAGCTAGATTCAAATTCCATTTGGTATTTGGTAATGCCTTCAGCATCATCACCAACAAAACCTAAAAGTAGAAAAATGCAGAGTAGTTGATGATTTAATTCAAATCCTCACGTTCAATGAGCTTTTCAAGCTCCCAACATGAAGCACGTGCTGTCCCAAGGCAACTTTCCGGTTTCCAAGCTCATCAACCACAGTCAGGTCTTTACATACATCCACCTTGAACCTGACCTGTGCTTCTGTTTGTGCGGTCAAGAAGACCTTCTCAAATCCCAGCAAGTGCTTCTGAGGTGAGCTGTGCATTGATGGGGGCGTAGAGAACAAGAAAACAGTATGGCTTCCACTCATCGCTCCTGTGTTTTTAACTCTCAGATGAATATCAAAACCAAGGTTTTGACAATGCTGGTCTCCAACATCTAATGACTTACATCTTGTTGAGTGACAAATGTGACTCTCTTCCAAGGGAATGAAAAATGTCTTAGGTGCTTGAACTAGGTGGTGCTTGAAGCTGGAATAGCTTACTCCATCTCCAAATGTATAAACGGTTTCCCCAGTGTAGAATCTGTAGCTCCGCCCGGGGTAACCATTGGATGGATCAGGTCTCATGTTCATGTTGGTCATGGGGACCTTGTCTGCAAAAGATTGCGGATACCATGTCATGGGCAGTCTTCCACCTGAAACAAGAGTGATCAATGGCTTCAATTTTCTATGTTATCAGCTTGCAGCAAAATAAGTCATGGAAAGATGATGACTTAAAAATTATGACGTCAGAATAGTTTTGTGATAGggtttttgtaaatatatagaTTAGAGAAGATGTTTTGAAATTGAATGGCTTTTCATACTCGAGCATATTTGACTTGGGACCAAGCCACTGCTTGTTTGGAATAAGTTGGGAAAATGATATCATCAAACAGAAGATAGCGATACACTTACTCGGAttaaaatacccaaaaataACATCAGCAATGGCAGCTCCTCCAGCTTCTCCAGGGTAACCAACCCATAGGATGCTTGTAATTTTAACATTACTTTTTGCAAATGAGATATCCATACCCCCTCCAGACATTATAACAAGAATTACTGGTCCTTTTGAGGCCTTCGCAACTTCTGTTACTAAAAGTGCCTGCTGTCCTGGAAGAGTGATATCGATCCTGTCGCGGCTCTCTGCCTCAATTGACTGATCTGCACCCATTATAAGTACAGTGGCATCTGCCAAGGCTGCTATTTTCTTAGCAGCATCTAGCTGTGCAGTGCTGCAGGCCACATTGGAGCAGCCAGGTTGATAAGTTGTTGCAACTGAGGCCGTTAGACCTTGCAAAGGAGTTGTGTATTTGCATGGGATGCCTGTGAGATTTCCAGCAACATTAGAGTTTAGACAGtgatttcaaaatgatttaggATTGTGAGATACTGAATTGAGTACAAGAGGTTGGTAAAGGAGATCCCCTGTTGTTTGGGGAAGATAAGTTCTTGTCTTCATGATGATTCAAATGGGCTCAAACTGTGGcgttgactagtctttttggagaaTAGGCCCAAATATGccttgagatgattttattggTCATTAAAAAGGAATATGGCTTTGATACTATTGTAATGATTCGAGAAGAGTCAAAACCTCATGTGGGCCAATATTCTAAAAGGACTAATTAAAGTTATAATCAGAGTCCCTTAAAATCATTCTAAAGTGGATATCATGTACCACTATCCCATACTCAATCCGGGGTTATGACAATGTATCTCAAACTTGAGTGCGGTTGCTTGCCAATCATTCCatattttatgaatgaaatcATTCGATTAAATCTGTTTGTAGTTACGAAGAACTTTCGTAAAAATCACCAAACGAATATTGATGCAATTTTCCCAAGGATAATGATAGCCACATCAAGAAGTCAAGTGCTGTATGATGGCTGCTCAATTAAGTGAGCAACTAGACACAGAAAATTGTTTTGAATGCATACCTTCATAGTTTCCAATCATGGTTTTGGTGACATTGGCGTTAGGACCAATCACTGCCAAGGATTTGATGGCAGTAGGAGACAGAGGCAAATATGCTGGACTGTTTTTAAGCAGCACTATACCTTGCCTAGCGGCTTCACGGGCCAGTTCCTGGTTCTCCTGTGTACACACATCTTTTGGACCAAGTTTTCCATAAAGTTGCTTTCTTGGATCACCATCGAAGAAGCCAAGTCTCATTAGGGTGCCAAAATTGTTAGTGATGGCCTTGTCAATAGCCGCCTCAGCAAGAAGTCCTCCTTTCACCGCAGCCTCTGTGTGTTTGCTCAGGAAAGATCCACAGTTTAGATCCAAACCTGTTCAGTTAAAAAAACAGTCAACATTTGTCCCCATTAAAAGCTGCTCAGGAAATATAGATATCGACAACTGAAATTGGATGGGATACCAATAGGAGTACACATGCACTTGAAATTCTAGTGCTAGAAGGTAACGGTCAGATAACTTTTGATATGCATCCAAAAGTAAGGGATAAATTAGTATTTCAAATCCAGGCTCACTAAATAAATTGACTTAAatgcattgatttttttttttttctatttttacaaGTTTAGTGATCTTGTTCTGACATATGTAAGGATGGAAATGAAGTTACCTGCTGAAATAGCAATGGCTGCAGCTTCCTCTGGTGTCTTGGTGTAGTGTTGGGAATTGTAGAATACATCTACTGAATCACAATCAGAAACAATGTATCTGCAGCAACCcaataatcatttattaaagATCACTGATGTGCATCCTGGACTAGataatagaaaatgatttgGGAGACTCAAATATACCCATTTAGTTTCCATTCGCCTCGGATGACTCCTGCAAGCAGGTCTGGGTCTGCACAGGTCGGCTTACCATTAACCTTGTTGTAAGAACACATGACACTGGCAACATTGCCATCAATAACACAACTCTTGAATGGTGGTTGATACGTATCATCCATATCTTGCTTTGTTACCTAActcatcaaaatcaaaacaagcaaaagaaaatgacagTTATAATCCAAAGATAAGAAAGTAAAATTAGCTCTAGATTACAAAGAAAGCTGAACTAATGTAAATTACCACGGCATTGAAATGGTATCGGTCTGTCCCTTTCCAGTTATCCACATCATAAGCTGTATAATGTTTACAACATGCAGCAACCTTAAGTCCATTTGGGTTACCATCATCTCTTTGTTGAAGACCTCTTACATAACTCGATCCATATTTACTCGAGAGCAAGGGATCTTCTCCCGGAGTCTCCTGGCCTCTTCCCCATCTGGGGTCTcgaaatatgttaatatttggTGACCAATATGTCAATCCTGCCAGTCCCACATTGTACATTGCTCTGGCTTCAGTTGAAACCACCTGTACACCATAGATAATAACCATTAAGCAATTTCTGTGCCATAACAATTCCGTGATTATAGACCAATGTTTGCTTAACAATCTTCAACTCACGCATTCACTTGATTATTCCTTTCctattattttccaaaactttcaCAATTCAATGtgcaataaatttaatattattttttttgtttcaatatcattataaagaaaaatgttaatggAGACAGGTAAGTTCATCCCAAGAAGAGGCAGCGCTTGCAAAGACTTTGGCATCACGATCTTCTGTTACCACAAATTTCAAAATGTCCCAACAACTTGCCAACTGCTCCAACTTCCAACgctaaaaaagtttaaaaaataaaaaactgagaATGCAAATAGCATATGGAGATCTATCGTGCTTAATTCCATGTTACTTTTTTGGTCCTTTTGGTTACTGAATTCTTTGGCTCTAACAATGGTTGCTAAGTGCCCATATTAAACGTACTGTACACTTAAAAGATATTAGATGTATAATATCCACTCTAAGTAATCAATCACCATCACTTTCTGTATCCTTCCCTCTGCAAGctggaaaattatttatagcCTTCATATATTTCATAAATCTGCCGGTTTGTAATCTTAcattattatatacatatatgtgcaTTGTATCAGTATGGCTTTGTTATTGCCGgtggaaaaaagagagaaaatatctTCCTTTTTCATGATAAAGCAAAAGTGAGGGGGGAAAAAGTATTACTAATAAATATGCAGCGTCTACTTTTCTTAATTGACCATAAATAGTTCAGTCCTGAGATCAAGAAAATCTCAAGGGAAAGCATTGATGATAATTCGGATCGATAGCTgtacataaaattcatatatgtAGATGCCATCTCCTGAGAAACAATAGAACCTATAAACCACCGAAGAATATCTCTCTAGCATTATCCTGTTGGATTGGGTCATTTGTTTTTCGTCGTATCCCAGCTGGGAAAGTGAAGATAGGAGTATCAGACGTAATGATGGATGATGTTAAAGATGAAAACTACTCCTTATCAAATACAATGAATTCATCAAACAACCGacacattgtgattttgttaTCCAAAATAACTAACACCCAAAAAAATCACCAATTTATTTCATCATCAAACTCTGTTAACAAAAATCTGGCAATAAAAAATCTGCAATGAGTCACAAATGTAAATGAAAATCATCCTCACCATCAAACTCAAGAAGATGCTATTCTGAGATTTGGTTTGAAcctcaaagaaagaaagacactAGGCAAACACCTGGTAATAAGAAAGAAGCAAAAGATTCAGTAAAACTCTCTTACCCTTCCAATGGCTTCGAACAGAGAGGCATTGAACGAAGCGGCAGTGAGAATAACCTGGGGAAAGCTAGTAGCTCCAGGCACCAAGTTGGAAAACCGCGTCCCGGGACCCACGTTAGAGACTCCATGTAGAGCCTCAGACCACCATTCATACTTTGGTATCCCAAGCCTACTCACACTCCCTGCACTGTTCACCAAGAACCCAATCTTCTCCTGCAATGTGAGCCTTTTCACCAAGTCTGCCACTCTCGAATCAATCCCCAACGACGAGTTACAGAATCCGAGACTCGCCAACGCAGGATTGCTCCCAACATCACAGGCAAAAACAGGTGATGATTGGCCGAACACCCGGCCTGAgctcaacaaaaggaaaacaaagaatATAGACAAGCAGAGCAAAACAGAGACCTTCGGTGCTCCGTTTCGAGGAGTTGCCATGAGGGTAACTTTTACACAACGTGAAAGACTGTAATGTTGCTTGGGCATTTGGGTcgttatatttttatagaaatggAAAAGAGTGTACTATGAATTACGCACACATGTTGTTTTCTAGTAGTCCGTGACAGGGgtagggaagaagaagataaaacacCCATTCAATGAGGCTTGCTTTTGGCAGCAACCAATTGGGGAGAGAATCTATGATCCATGGACTTGTAGAGTCATGGGCTGGCTATATTACAAGTCCGTGAAAGCTTTCTGCGTTCTATATTTTGTTCAGGTAATGTACCTTTATATGAATACAAATACACAACACAGACAGACAGTACGGTGCGCGTGATGAGTAAGGTTGCATTTGAACAGTGAGatgatcttaaatattttatgagtaataataaaaaataataataaaat includes these proteins:
- the LOC109007085 gene encoding beta-xylosidase/alpha-L-arabinofuranosidase 2-like, whose amino-acid sequence is MPKQHYSLSRCVKVTLMATPRNGAPKVSVLLCLSIFFVFLLLSSGRVFGQSSPVFACDVGSNPALASLGFCNSSLGIDSRVADLVKRLTLQEKIGFLVNSAGSVSRLGIPKYEWWSEALHGVSNVGPGTRFSNLVPGATSFPQVILTAASFNASLFEAIGRVVSTEARAMYNVGLAGLTYWSPNINIFRDPRWGRGQETPGEDPLLSSKYGSSYVRGLQQRDDGNPNGLKVAACCKHYTAYDVDNWKGTDRYHFNAVVTKQDMDDTYQPPFKSCVIDGNVASVMCSYNKVNGKPTCADPDLLAGVIRGEWKLNGYIVSDCDSVDVFYNSQHYTKTPEEAAAIAISAGLDLNCGSFLSKHTEAAVKGGLLAEAAIDKAITNNFGTLMRLGFFDGDPRKQLYGKLGPKDVCTQENQELAREAARQGIVLLKNSPAYLPLSPTAIKSLAVIGPNANVTKTMIGNYEGIPCKYTTPLQGLTASVATTYQPGCSNVACSTAQLDAAKKIAALADATVLIMGADQSIEAESRDRIDITLPGQQALLVTEVAKASKGPVILVIMSGGGMDISFAKSNVKITSILWVGYPGEAGGAAIADVIFGYFNPSGRLPMTWYPQSFADKVPMTNMNMRPDPSNGYPGRSYRFYTGETVYTFGDGVSYSSFKHHLVQAPKTFFIPLEESHICHSTRCKSLDVGDQHCQNLGFDIHLRVKNTGAMSGSHTVFLFSTPPSMHSSPQKHLLGFEKVFLTAQTEAQVRFKVDVCKDLTVVDELGNRKVALGQHVLHVGSLKSSLNVRI